From one Bacillota bacterium genomic stretch:
- the cdd gene encoding cytidine deaminase: MNQKEQELVTAARAAREQAYAPYSNYRVGAALRTASGAIFTGCNIENAAYGATVCAEQVAVFKAVSAGERDFVALAVAASGEDVASPCGTCRQVLAEFVPDLILYLTGSSGAVETATLKELLPRAFGPAHLTEDST, translated from the coding sequence GTGAACCAGAAGGAGCAGGAATTAGTGACGGCGGCCCGGGCAGCGCGGGAGCAGGCCTATGCTCCCTATTCCAACTACCGGGTAGGGGCAGCCCTGCGGACGGCTTCAGGGGCAATATTTACCGGCTGCAATATTGAGAATGCCGCTTATGGGGCCACAGTTTGTGCCGAGCAGGTGGCAGTGTTTAAGGCCGTTTCCGCCGGGGAAAGAGACTTTGTGGCCTTGGCGGTGGCGGCCTCAGGAGAAGATGTGGCTTCTCCCTGTGGCACTTGTCGCCAAGTGTTAGCGGAGTTTGTGCCCGATCTTATCCTGTACTTAACCGGAAGCAGTGGAGCGGTAGAAACAGCTACACTCAAGGAATTATTACCCCGAGCCTTCGGGCCGGCCCATTTGACGGAGGATAGCACATGA
- a CDS encoding DUF3048 domain-containing protein, whose translation MPRKKKWFALSVALVLVLSLGVGCRRQPTPPGEPNEESDGQEETPGETEEQFFCPLDGLPVTDPELVERRPLAVMIGNIPGLAEPSGLDKACLVFEILTEGGITRLMPVFLHQDAPLLGSVRSARHYFLDKALEFNAAYSHCGYSPQAKQDISSLKVISLNEFYLPQVYWRVRTKKEPHNVYTSTERLFAELERRGLLTAPSPVQFSFYDDNCQPLGPGAKKAALRFSPNYVVEYRWDEAAGGYARFVNGKPQQDENSGQQLVAKNVLVQFVDGTKVLDAEGRLDMKLVGQGGGRMFQQGVTYELNWSKRSRTEPTSWTDKNGQSIRLIRGQSWIEVLPHGAEVTWE comes from the coding sequence GTGCCGCGGAAAAAGAAATGGTTTGCTTTGAGTGTGGCTCTGGTGCTAGTGTTGTCACTGGGCGTTGGTTGCCGGCGCCAACCGACTCCACCGGGAGAACCGAACGAGGAAAGCGATGGCCAGGAAGAAACACCAGGCGAGACAGAGGAGCAATTCTTTTGTCCGTTGGACGGCCTTCCTGTTACCGACCCGGAATTAGTTGAGCGGCGTCCGTTGGCAGTGATGATAGGCAATATCCCGGGACTGGCAGAGCCTTCAGGCCTGGATAAAGCCTGTCTTGTGTTTGAGATCCTCACTGAAGGCGGAATTACCCGTTTGATGCCAGTGTTCTTACATCAGGACGCGCCGCTGCTGGGATCGGTGCGCAGTGCCCGGCACTATTTCTTGGACAAAGCACTGGAGTTCAATGCTGCTTACAGCCATTGTGGCTATAGCCCGCAAGCCAAGCAGGATATTAGCAGTCTAAAAGTGATATCGCTGAATGAGTTTTACCTGCCCCAGGTGTACTGGCGCGTCCGGACGAAAAAGGAGCCTCATAATGTCTATACTAGCACCGAGCGCCTGTTTGCCGAGCTGGAACGCCGCGGTTTGCTAACCGCTCCCTCACCGGTACAGTTCAGTTTTTACGATGATAACTGTCAGCCTCTGGGACCCGGAGCAAAGAAGGCCGCTTTGCGTTTTTCGCCTAACTATGTGGTAGAATATAGGTGGGACGAAGCTGCCGGCGGGTATGCCCGGTTTGTAAACGGCAAACCCCAACAAGATGAAAACAGTGGGCAGCAATTGGTAGCCAAGAACGTATTGGTGCAATTTGTGGATGGTACCAAGGTGTTGGATGCGGAAGGCCGGCTGGATATGAAACTGGTCGGGCAAGGCGGCGGTCGGATGTTTCAACAAGGTGTCACTTACGAGCTGAATTGGTCTAAACGCAGCCGTACCGAACCCACCAGTTGGACAGACAAAAACGGTCAGAGCATCCGGCTGATTAGGGGTCAAAGCTGGATTGAAGTATTACCGCATGGAGCAGAGGTAACTTGGGAGTAG